A portion of the Microbacterium hominis genome contains these proteins:
- a CDS encoding MurR/RpiR family transcriptional regulator: MTEAGVAESIRRGMGDCSPAERKVARVLLAAYPSAGFETVARLAERAGVSGPTVLRFVQRLGYRGFPDFQEALRHDLDERSASPLRIYEKRPPAADDLGSLRDRSAAVAASTLQRTFDELSLHDLDRCIELVSDAPGAVVIAGGRYSGLLGRVLALHLEQLRPRVRTLPEEPSARAAMVEDLGRRDVVVLFDYRRYEEQTLRLAQVAEERDARVVLFTDALLSPISSIADVVLTSETAAPSPFDALTPALALIETVVAGCFERLGDAAVQRMARADRTAEQLGLY, encoded by the coding sequence ATGACCGAAGCCGGCGTCGCCGAGTCCATCCGACGAGGGATGGGGGACTGCTCGCCCGCGGAGCGCAAGGTGGCCAGGGTGCTGCTGGCGGCGTATCCCTCCGCCGGGTTCGAGACCGTCGCGCGTCTCGCCGAGCGTGCGGGGGTGAGCGGCCCCACGGTCCTGCGCTTCGTGCAGCGGCTGGGCTACCGCGGATTCCCCGACTTCCAGGAGGCGCTGCGCCACGATCTCGATGAGCGCTCCGCATCGCCGTTGCGCATCTACGAGAAGCGCCCGCCGGCGGCGGATGATCTCGGATCGCTGCGCGACCGCTCCGCGGCCGTGGCCGCGAGCACCCTGCAGCGCACGTTCGACGAGCTCAGCCTCCACGATCTGGACCGCTGCATCGAACTCGTCTCCGACGCCCCCGGCGCGGTCGTGATCGCAGGCGGCCGGTACAGCGGCCTGCTCGGCCGGGTGCTCGCCCTTCATCTCGAGCAGCTGCGGCCGCGCGTGCGCACGCTGCCCGAGGAGCCCTCGGCGCGTGCGGCGATGGTCGAGGACCTCGGCCGGCGCGACGTGGTCGTGCTGTTCGACTATCGCCGGTACGAGGAGCAGACGCTGCGGCTCGCTCAGGTCGCGGAGGAGCGGGATGCCCGGGTCGTGCTGTTCACCGACGCGCTCCTGTCGCCCATCTCCTCGATCGCCGACGTCGTGCTGACCAGTGAGACGGCCGCTCCCAGCCCCTTCGACGCGCTCACCCCCGCCCTTGCGCTCATCGAGACGGTCGTCGCGGGCTGCTTCGAGCGCCTCGGCGACGCGGCCGTGCAGCGCATGGCCCGCGCCGATCGCACGGCGGAGCAGCTCGGCCTGTACTGA
- a CDS encoding amino acid ABC transporter permease produces the protein MAPSPQLAASTAATDSAPPAPIAAVPLRHPWRWVSGAVVGLAGAGLILSFAQNPNLDWPTVGEYLFAPLTLQGLATTLFLTVAAMAIGLAGGVVVAIMRLSPNPVLRVSSGLFVWVFRGTPVLLQLIFWGFIGAFLPRVVVGIPFTSVEFWSVSTSDLIPATVAALLALGLNEMAYASEIVRAGIQSVDHGQTEAAHSLGMTPARTMRRIVLPQAMRVIVPPMGNEVITMLKTTALVSVIAGRDLMSNLQMAYAQNFKIIPLLVVAAIWYLALTSILAVPQAWLERRYGRGVAGARESGVSRMLQLWKGGKK, from the coding sequence ATGGCACCGTCGCCACAGCTCGCCGCGTCCACGGCCGCGACCGACTCCGCACCCCCCGCGCCCATCGCCGCCGTCCCGCTCCGCCACCCGTGGCGCTGGGTGTCGGGAGCCGTCGTCGGGCTCGCCGGCGCGGGACTGATCCTGTCCTTCGCGCAGAACCCGAACCTCGACTGGCCCACGGTCGGCGAGTACCTCTTCGCGCCGCTCACCCTGCAGGGCCTCGCCACGACCCTCTTCCTCACGGTCGCCGCCATGGCGATCGGCCTCGCCGGTGGGGTGGTCGTCGCGATCATGCGACTCTCGCCCAACCCGGTGCTGCGCGTCTCGAGCGGCCTGTTCGTGTGGGTGTTCCGGGGAACCCCGGTGCTCCTGCAGCTCATCTTCTGGGGCTTCATCGGCGCGTTCCTGCCCCGGGTCGTGGTGGGAATCCCCTTCACCAGCGTCGAGTTCTGGTCGGTGAGTACGAGCGATCTCATCCCCGCCACCGTGGCCGCCCTGCTCGCGCTCGGCCTCAACGAGATGGCCTACGCATCCGAGATCGTGCGGGCCGGCATCCAATCCGTCGATCACGGTCAGACCGAGGCGGCGCACTCGCTCGGCATGACGCCGGCGCGCACCATGCGACGCATCGTGCTCCCGCAGGCCATGCGCGTCATCGTGCCCCCGATGGGCAACGAGGTCATCACCATGCTGAAGACGACCGCCCTGGTGTCGGTGATCGCCGGACGCGACCTGATGTCGAACCTGCAGATGGCCTACGCCCAGAACTTCAAGATCATCCCGCTGCTGGTCGTCGCCGCGATCTGGTACCTGGCGCTCACGAGCATCCTCGCCGTGCCCCAGGCCTGGCTCGAACGGCGCTACGGCCGCGGTGTCGCGGGCGCGCGCGAGAGCGGCGTGTCCCGCATGCTCCAGCTCTGGAAGGGCGGAAAGAAGTGA
- a CDS encoding amino acid ABC transporter ATP-binding protein, producing the protein MTPHTTADAAESATSAIIDARDVHKRFGSLEVLKGITLQVERGQVACLLGPSGSGKSTFLRCINHLEKIDAGSIRVAGRTVGYEERGGRLYELREREVARQRRGVGMVFQRFNLFPHMTALENIIEAPTQVLGRSRSAARERAAELLERVGLAGKADAYPSALSGGQQQRVAIARALAMDPEVMLFDEPTSALDPELVGDVLDVMRDLAASGMTMIVVTHEIGFAREVGDLAVFIDGGVVVEQGRPDDVLVRPAEARTQAFLAKVL; encoded by the coding sequence ATGACCCCGCACACCACGGCCGACGCGGCGGAGTCCGCGACCTCGGCCATCATCGACGCCCGCGACGTGCACAAGCGCTTCGGCTCGCTGGAGGTGCTCAAGGGCATCACGCTGCAGGTGGAGCGCGGTCAGGTGGCGTGCCTGCTCGGGCCGTCGGGGTCGGGCAAGTCGACCTTCCTGCGGTGCATCAACCACCTCGAGAAGATCGATGCCGGCAGCATCCGCGTGGCCGGCCGCACAGTCGGGTACGAAGAGCGCGGCGGCAGGCTGTACGAGCTCCGCGAGCGAGAGGTGGCCCGTCAGCGTCGCGGCGTGGGAATGGTCTTCCAGCGGTTCAACCTCTTTCCGCACATGACGGCGCTGGAGAACATCATCGAGGCGCCCACCCAGGTGCTCGGGCGCTCGCGCTCCGCCGCGCGTGAGCGCGCCGCCGAGCTGCTCGAGCGGGTGGGTCTGGCGGGCAAGGCCGACGCCTACCCCAGCGCGCTCTCGGGCGGTCAGCAGCAGCGCGTCGCGATCGCCCGGGCGCTCGCGATGGATCCCGAGGTGATGCTCTTCGACGAGCCGACCTCCGCCCTCGACCCGGAGCTCGTCGGAGACGTGCTCGACGTGATGCGCGATCTCGCCGCCAGCGGCATGACCATGATCGTCGTGACGCACGAGATCGGCTTCGCCCGCGAGGTGGGCGACCTGGCCGTGTTCATCGACGGGGGCGTCGTGGTCGAGCAGGGCCGCCCCGACGACGTGCTCGTGCGCCCTGCCGAGGCGCGCACGCAGGCGTTCCTCGCGAAGGTGCTCTGA
- a CDS encoding M20 family metallopeptidase: MRPALGEAVQLSPSSLRHRAGQLLPQYLRELAHLVSIDSGTHDAEGVDAVGRWCSARLAALGFAVEHIATAPVEGRRYGQVVVARRRGSGTRRVLLFAHLDTVYPAGTAAARPFRERDGRAYGPGVCDDKGGALAGIHAAQVLVESGFDSFGELVLVFTPDEEVGSPASAEILAGIAAGMDAALCLECARENGDLVVARKGVADIGVSVRGRAAHSGVEPERGRNAAVEAARILLDLDRLNGRRADLTVNVGVLTAGERPNIVPGSATLSGEVRAKTAADLAWALEAIEQRAAAGTVPGVTACAQRAAVCPPLERTATRLLFDRARDVGAELGIAVGGAATGGVSDANFVAARGVPVLDGMGPIGGDDHSEAEWLDVASVPDRVALLALLVARVGEA, translated from the coding sequence GTGCGGCCCGCACTCGGCGAGGCGGTGCAGCTCTCGCCGTCGTCGCTGCGCCATCGCGCCGGGCAGCTGCTGCCCCAGTACCTGCGCGAGCTCGCCCACCTGGTGTCGATCGACTCGGGCACGCATGACGCCGAGGGCGTGGATGCCGTGGGCCGGTGGTGCTCGGCCCGGCTCGCCGCACTCGGCTTCGCCGTCGAGCACATCGCCACCGCGCCGGTCGAGGGCCGCCGGTACGGGCAGGTCGTCGTGGCGCGACGCCGCGGATCGGGCACGCGGCGCGTCCTGCTGTTCGCGCACCTCGACACGGTCTACCCGGCCGGAACCGCGGCAGCCCGACCGTTCCGGGAGAGAGACGGGCGTGCCTACGGACCCGGAGTCTGCGACGACAAGGGCGGCGCGCTGGCGGGCATCCATGCCGCTCAGGTGCTCGTCGAGTCAGGTTTCGACTCGTTCGGGGAGCTCGTGCTGGTGTTCACCCCCGATGAGGAGGTGGGGTCGCCCGCATCCGCCGAGATCCTCGCGGGCATCGCCGCGGGAATGGATGCCGCGCTCTGCCTCGAATGCGCACGGGAGAACGGCGATCTGGTCGTCGCGCGCAAGGGCGTCGCCGACATCGGCGTCTCCGTGCGCGGGCGCGCCGCCCACTCCGGCGTCGAGCCCGAACGGGGCCGGAACGCGGCCGTCGAGGCCGCACGCATCCTTCTGGATCTCGATCGGCTGAACGGTCGGCGAGCAGACCTCACCGTGAACGTCGGCGTGCTCACCGCCGGCGAGCGGCCGAACATCGTCCCGGGCTCGGCCACGCTGTCGGGAGAGGTGCGCGCGAAGACCGCGGCCGACCTCGCGTGGGCGCTGGAGGCCATCGAGCAGCGCGCGGCGGCCGGCACCGTGCCGGGCGTCACCGCGTGCGCGCAGCGCGCGGCCGTCTGCCCGCCACTGGAGCGCACGGCGACGCGACTGCTGTTCGATCGCGCGCGCGACGTCGGTGCCGAGCTGGGGATCGCCGTCGGCGGCGCGGCCACCGGCGGAGTCTCCGACGCGAACTTCGTGGCCGCGCGCGGTGTGCCGGTGCTCGACGGGATGGGGCCGATCGGCGGCGACGACCACTCCGAGGCGGAGTGGCTCGACGTCGCATCCGTCCCCGACCGGGTGGCGCTCCTCGCGCTGCTCGTCGCTCGCGTCGGGGAGGCGTGA
- a CDS encoding ABC transporter substrate-binding protein produces MEHLTSRIRRAGFAAAALAVTGALLAGCTAAAESAEQAADPTGDAVEILDMEIALDDEARAQLPDDIAAAGAVRVATDAPYAPFEMFVEEGSDELTGVDVLLGQAIGAKLGIAFEFAQQGFDGIIPALQAGNFDVTISAMTSSVERMDVLTFVDYSASGTGILTRAGNPDGIETYLDLCGKDVAVQAATSQVDLVNGVWQAECAAEGREPIALSEFPSDSDAQLAITAGKAVASLLTKPSAGYVAKITGDGDTFEVVEDPTAPNGYDATLNGIGVLASNAELAEAIQAALQSLMDDGSYDAILAEFGVEGIGIDEATINGAAS; encoded by the coding sequence ATGGAACACCTCACCTCCCGAATCCGCCGCGCGGGCTTCGCGGCCGCCGCGCTCGCCGTGACGGGCGCACTGCTGGCGGGCTGCACCGCTGCCGCCGAATCGGCGGAGCAGGCGGCCGACCCCACCGGCGATGCCGTCGAGATCCTCGACATGGAGATCGCCCTCGACGACGAGGCGCGCGCCCAGCTCCCCGATGACATCGCGGCCGCCGGCGCCGTCCGCGTCGCCACCGATGCCCCCTACGCGCCGTTCGAGATGTTCGTGGAGGAGGGGTCGGACGAGCTCACCGGCGTCGATGTGCTCCTCGGCCAGGCGATCGGGGCGAAGCTCGGCATCGCGTTCGAGTTCGCCCAGCAGGGTTTCGACGGCATCATCCCGGCGCTTCAGGCCGGCAACTTCGACGTCACGATCTCCGCGATGACCTCGAGCGTCGAGCGCATGGACGTGCTGACCTTCGTCGACTACTCGGCCTCGGGCACCGGCATCCTGACCCGTGCGGGCAACCCGGACGGCATCGAGACCTACCTCGACCTGTGCGGCAAGGACGTCGCCGTGCAGGCCGCCACCAGCCAGGTCGACCTCGTCAACGGCGTCTGGCAGGCCGAGTGCGCCGCCGAAGGGCGGGAGCCGATCGCGCTGAGCGAGTTCCCCTCCGACTCCGACGCGCAGCTGGCGATCACGGCGGGCAAGGCGGTCGCCTCGCTGCTGACCAAGCCGTCGGCGGGCTACGTCGCGAAGATCACCGGCGACGGCGACACGTTCGAGGTCGTCGAGGACCCCACCGCGCCGAACGGCTACGACGCCACCCTCAACGGCATCGGCGTGCTCGCATCGAATGCGGAGCTCGCCGAGGCGATCCAGGCGGCGCTCCAGTCGCTGATGGACGACGGCAGCTACGACGCGATCCTCGCCGAGTTCGGCGTCGAAGGCATCGGCATCGACGAGGCCACGATCAACGGCGCCGCCTCCTGA
- a CDS encoding cyanophycinase → MSRPAIGLGVLAATTALVLSATAASAAPPAHSATSKNPHAVLIGGNLRENAEILQRIVDLADPDGKGPLPARIAIVTAAASPARTAAEAADPDRNNAAANGLYYSALFERFGAETYAVPIDTGVQFAGDAYTPAGAFDPAVSAEIASATGVFFGGGDQMRYVRTLFQCEDAALEAFTECGDTPAMTAIREVAARGVVAGVSAGLTIQQGADMITGGESYQAWRDGATAGYLDDATALGYLPHGGFGFVDEVLLDSHFTTWGRQGRAVELALETGHPYVLGVDETTAVVLDRVRGVGHVIGEHGASVLDVTGATVTEAGTTGVRWSYAVAGDTIDLRHGAAVRAGTGAKKLAAEGADPAIREDAWDSLDGAGGTSSLRDLAREVVASHAGVGIGLTYEEGPRFATHLTRDGATRAWASPSGSTGFSQLRVDIVRAD, encoded by the coding sequence GTGTCCAGACCTGCCATCGGCCTCGGCGTCCTCGCCGCGACCACCGCACTCGTCCTTTCCGCGACAGCGGCGTCCGCTGCACCTCCGGCCCACAGCGCGACCTCGAAGAACCCGCACGCCGTGCTCATCGGCGGCAACCTGCGGGAGAACGCCGAGATCCTCCAGCGGATCGTCGACCTCGCCGATCCCGACGGGAAGGGCCCGCTCCCCGCGCGCATCGCGATCGTGACCGCCGCGGCATCTCCGGCCCGCACCGCCGCCGAGGCCGCCGACCCCGACAGGAACAACGCCGCCGCGAACGGCCTGTACTACTCGGCGCTGTTCGAGCGCTTCGGCGCCGAAACATACGCCGTGCCGATCGACACCGGGGTGCAGTTCGCAGGAGACGCCTACACCCCGGCCGGCGCCTTCGACCCCGCGGTCAGCGCCGAGATCGCATCCGCAACGGGGGTGTTCTTCGGCGGCGGCGACCAGATGCGGTACGTGCGCACCCTGTTCCAGTGCGAGGATGCCGCCCTCGAGGCGTTCACGGAGTGCGGCGACACCCCCGCGATGACCGCCATCCGCGAGGTCGCCGCGCGCGGCGTCGTCGCCGGTGTGAGCGCCGGTCTCACGATCCAGCAGGGCGCCGACATGATCACGGGGGGCGAGTCCTACCAGGCATGGCGCGACGGCGCCACGGCGGGCTACCTCGACGACGCCACGGCCCTCGGCTACCTCCCGCACGGCGGGTTCGGCTTCGTCGACGAGGTCCTCCTCGACAGCCACTTCACGACCTGGGGCCGGCAGGGCCGCGCGGTCGAGCTCGCCCTCGAGACCGGGCATCCCTACGTGCTCGGCGTCGACGAGACGACCGCGGTGGTGCTCGACCGCGTGCGCGGGGTCGGACACGTGATCGGCGAGCACGGCGCCTCCGTGCTCGACGTCACCGGAGCGACGGTGACCGAGGCGGGGACCACGGGCGTCCGCTGGAGCTACGCCGTCGCCGGCGACACCATCGATCTGCGCCACGGGGCGGCGGTGCGCGCCGGCACGGGTGCCAAGAAGCTCGCCGCCGAGGGCGCGGATCCCGCCATCCGCGAGGACGCCTGGGATTCCCTCGACGGCGCCGGCGGCACCTCGTCGCTGCGCGACCTCGCGCGGGAGGTCGTCGCATCGCACGCGGGGGTCGGCATCGGCCTCACCTACGAGGAGGGCCCGCGCTTCGCGACGCACCTCACCCGCGACGGCGCGACGCGGGCGTGGGCCTCGCCGAGCGGAAGCACCGGGTTCTCACAGCTGCGCGTCGACATCGTCCGCGCGGACTGA